A part of Aspergillus flavus chromosome 1, complete sequence genomic DNA contains:
- a CDS encoding Vta1 like-domain-containing protein: protein MATNIPAALKSADIGRFAVRAAQLERVKPVVAYWCNFWIVNQIIEKGLHTSDDEVKLYTTELVDKLENFKNENPDNETVTDAVAANAYVEQFGLEIFGRAEATMRANKVTKQTADTFQAAATFLELCQIWNRLEPETAAKIKFAKYHAVRIAKAIRAGEDPNESNPVMKDEDEIEGDSLDVQKGDPEVQAIVGSLPTQSRQPSVEDVPEDSTHPSGPSPSLPQPPTGFTEVPTASHDAARSPTQDMDLDAEQRAPLNLPSAPATLTSSSTSVPNLPDTPTSVGTHQSPGASDAFQSFPPPSAMPPSSPPAASRDPSSFYSQPRATPHHQPVRSPAAAPVMPHPTPQPVQTPTTITPTASSSGYVNSQAVDDNSIALAQKHARWAVSALTFDDVNTAIKELKNSLKCLGAE, encoded by the exons AACCAGATTATTGAGAAAGGTCTACACACCTCTGACGATGAAGTGAAGCTATACACTACTGAACTCGTGGATAAGCTGGAAAAT TTTAAAAATGAGAACCCCGATAATGAAACGGTGACGGATGCCGTCGCGGCAAATGCGTACGTGGAGCAGTTTGGTTTGGAGATCTTTGGGCGTGCAGAGGCAACCATGAGGGCTAATAAGGTGACGAA GCAAACTGCTGATACATTCCAAGCAGCTGCCACGTTTCTTGAACTCTGTCAGATATGGAATCGTCTTGAGCCGGAGACCGCTGCGAAAATCAAGTTCGCCAAGTATCATGCAGTGAGGATTGCAAAGGCAATCAGGGCTGGCGAGGACCCGAACGAGTCGAACCCAGTTAtgaaagacgaagatgaaatAGAGGGAGATAGCTTGGATGTGCAGAAAGGTGATCCTGAGGTTCAGGCAATTGTCGGATCGCTGCCCACACAATCGAGACAGCCGTCTGTAGAGGACGTCCCCGAGGATTCTACGCATCCTTCAGGACCATCTCCCTCTTTACCGCAGCCCCCAACTGGATTCACCGAAGTACCTACTGCATCGCATGATGCCGCACGTAGTCCAACTCAAGATATGGACCTTGACGCGGAGCAACGTGCACCGCTGAACCTCCCTTCAGCACCTGCGACACTCACGTCATCTTCGACCTCAGTCCCTAATCTTCCAGATACGCCTACAAGCGTTGGCACCCATCAATCTCCAGGTGCTTCTGACGCTTTTCAATCCTTTCCTCCACCATCGGCAATGCCTCCTTCGAGTCCACCAGCTGCCTCTCGCGATCCTAGTTCTTTCTACAGCCAACCTAGGGCCAcacctcatcatcaacctGTGCGATCTCCAGCGGCTGCTCCTGTAATGCCACACCCAACACCCCAGCCCGTCCAGACACCTACAACCATAACTCCTACAGCGTCCTCATCTGGCTATGTGAATTCACAAGCAGTTGATGATAATTCCATTGCTCTTGCTCAGAAGCACGCCCGTTGGGCTGTGTCTGCCTTGACTTTTGATGATGTCAACACAGCTATCAAGGAACTCAAAAACTCTTTGAAGTGCCTTGGGGCTGAGTGA